A region from the uncultured Holophaga sp. genome encodes:
- a CDS encoding PBP1A family penicillin-binding protein translates to MPGRSLPRLTLLTLLLGAGLGAQEPMATYPPLPRNQGSLHVMDRQGRWVGRILPKKRYWVSLDRIPPFLQQAVVAVEDARFYEHGGLDYKGLARAVLTDVVKGKMVQGGSTITQQLVKNRYLNADRTLDRKLKEANLAMELEKRYSKAQILEMYLNEIYFGNGVWGIAQAARYYFDKNPEALTEGECVLLAGVPKNPSRYNPFGQAADVAGRRNVVLGRMEDLKLISHDRALALCRTWTNRPGEHAPQVMAEVRRELAARYGADILETGGIDVVTTIDLDIQKEAESALRAGVKRLAPNLQGALVCLDPGNGDVLAAVGDAVGNQDGLNRAFVSRRQSGSAIKPLIYAAALEKGLTAATVKDDEPVAYERGEGKVWKPQNYAGEHLGEVTLRTALAHSDNVIAIKVLDEIGVPTLVDFAERAGLHLHADKGLSLALGTEDVTVEDLVDAYTPLAAGGIRSEARTILRIHDLRQGTWTENAPVQAPVCSPEVAYVTTEMLTDVLKVGTARGLKGFAAIHPSAGKTGTTDNYVDAWFVGYTPSLVTGVWVGADRPRSMGRGFTGGAAAAPIWASFMKQALRHRPSGDFVRPEGVVSCLVDPATGIPVPEGVSEGLQEVFVKGTSPCEAPAGSEAPQSDPGTPQMPPPAGAEENSSAPVDEMP, encoded by the coding sequence ATGCCCGGACGCAGTCTCCCCCGCCTCACCCTTCTCACCCTCCTCCTGGGAGCGGGCCTGGGGGCCCAGGAGCCCATGGCCACCTATCCGCCCCTGCCCAGGAACCAGGGCTCGCTCCATGTCATGGACCGCCAGGGGCGCTGGGTGGGGCGTATCCTTCCCAAGAAGCGGTACTGGGTGAGCCTGGACCGCATCCCGCCCTTCCTCCAGCAGGCGGTGGTGGCGGTGGAGGACGCCCGCTTCTACGAACACGGGGGATTAGACTACAAGGGCCTCGCCCGGGCGGTGCTGACGGATGTGGTGAAGGGCAAGATGGTGCAGGGGGGCTCGACCATCACCCAGCAGCTGGTCAAGAACCGCTACCTCAACGCCGATCGCACCCTGGACCGCAAGCTCAAGGAGGCCAACCTGGCCATGGAGCTGGAGAAGCGCTACTCCAAGGCCCAGATCCTGGAGATGTATCTCAATGAGATCTACTTCGGCAACGGCGTCTGGGGCATCGCTCAGGCGGCGCGCTACTACTTCGACAAGAACCCCGAGGCCCTGACGGAGGGGGAGTGTGTCCTCCTGGCCGGGGTGCCCAAGAATCCCTCCCGCTACAACCCCTTCGGCCAGGCCGCCGATGTGGCGGGGCGCAGGAACGTGGTCCTGGGCCGCATGGAAGACCTCAAGCTCATCAGCCATGACAGGGCCCTGGCCCTCTGCCGCACCTGGACCAACCGTCCGGGTGAGCACGCCCCCCAGGTGATGGCGGAGGTCCGCAGGGAACTGGCCGCCCGCTATGGCGCCGACATTCTGGAGACCGGGGGAATCGATGTGGTCACGACCATCGACCTGGATATCCAGAAAGAGGCCGAGTCGGCGTTGCGGGCCGGGGTGAAGCGCCTCGCGCCCAATCTGCAGGGGGCCCTGGTCTGTTTGGATCCGGGCAATGGTGATGTCCTGGCAGCGGTGGGGGACGCCGTCGGCAATCAGGATGGCCTGAACCGCGCTTTCGTCTCCCGGCGCCAGTCCGGGTCGGCCATCAAGCCTCTCATCTATGCCGCGGCCCTGGAGAAGGGGCTCACAGCCGCCACAGTGAAGGACGACGAGCCCGTGGCCTATGAGCGGGGCGAGGGCAAGGTCTGGAAGCCCCAGAACTACGCCGGGGAGCACCTGGGCGAAGTGACCCTGAGGACCGCCCTGGCCCACTCGGACAATGTCATCGCCATCAAGGTTCTGGATGAGATCGGCGTGCCGACCCTGGTGGACTTCGCCGAGCGGGCTGGGCTCCATCTCCACGCCGACAAGGGGCTCTCCCTGGCCCTGGGGACCGAGGATGTCACCGTCGAGGACCTGGTGGATGCCTACACCCCTCTGGCTGCCGGGGGCATCCGCTCCGAGGCCCGGACCATCCTGCGCATCCATGATCTGCGCCAGGGCACCTGGACCGAGAACGCCCCGGTCCAGGCCCCGGTCTGCTCCCCGGAGGTGGCCTACGTGACCACGGAGATGCTCACGGATGTCCTCAAGGTGGGCACGGCCCGGGGACTAAAGGGCTTTGCCGCCATTCACCCTTCGGCGGGCAAGACCGGCACCACAGACAACTACGTGGATGCCTGGTTCGTGGGCTACACCCCCAGCTTGGTGACCGGGGTCTGGGTCGGGGCGGACCGGCCCCGCTCCATGGGCCGTGGCTTCACCGGGGGAGCTGCCGCCGCCCCCATCTGGGCCTCCTTCATGAAGCAGGCCCTGCGACACAGGCCCTCCGGGGACTTTGTGCGCCCCGAGGGCGTGGTGAGCTGTCTGGTGGACCCGGCCACGGGGATCCCCGTGCCCGAGGGGGTGAGCGAGGGCCTGCAGGAAGTCTTCGTGAAGGGCACCTCGCCTTGCGAAGCCCCTGCGGGGTCGGAAGCTCCCCAGAGTGACCCCGGAACCCCGCAGATGCCGCCCCCGGCTGGGGCGGAAGAGAACAGCTCCGCTCCGGTCGACGAGATGCCCTGA
- a CDS encoding BMP family ABC transporter substrate-binding protein — MTSTRTSLLLKLAACAAVVATAFVACDKKKDAPAEAPKAKAFKVAFTYIGPVGDGGWTFAHDNARKELEKHFGDKIQTTFVEKVPEGADAERVFRDLAAQGNQVIFGTSFGYMEPMLKAAADLKDVKFEHATGYKTTENLRTYDSRTYEGAYMAGVLAGGMTKSNVLGVVGSVPIPEVIRNINSFTMGAQSVNPKIKTKVVWVNAWFDPPKETEAAQALINQGVDVLMQNTDSSAVLQTAEKAGKYGIGWDSDMHAYGPKACLASSICNWAPYYIKATQDAMDGKWTTGKAWWGVKEGAIDLVSIADVVPAELKGKVAKVKGGLKDGSFVIWKGPITDNSGKVVLPAGKVADDEWLGGIKFFVKGVEGKVPGV, encoded by the coding sequence ATGACCTCAACCCGTACGAGCCTGCTCCTCAAGCTGGCCGCCTGCGCCGCCGTGGTTGCCACAGCCTTCGTGGCCTGCGACAAGAAGAAGGACGCCCCTGCCGAGGCCCCCAAGGCGAAAGCCTTCAAGGTGGCCTTCACCTACATCGGCCCCGTGGGCGACGGGGGCTGGACCTTCGCCCACGACAACGCCCGCAAGGAGCTGGAGAAGCACTTCGGTGACAAGATCCAGACCACCTTCGTGGAGAAGGTCCCCGAAGGGGCCGATGCCGAGCGTGTCTTCCGCGATCTGGCCGCCCAGGGCAACCAGGTGATCTTCGGCACCTCCTTCGGCTACATGGAGCCCATGCTCAAGGCCGCCGCCGACCTCAAGGACGTGAAGTTCGAGCACGCCACCGGCTACAAGACCACCGAAAACCTCCGCACCTATGACAGCCGCACCTACGAGGGTGCCTACATGGCCGGTGTCCTGGCCGGTGGCATGACCAAGAGCAATGTGCTGGGCGTGGTGGGCTCCGTGCCCATCCCCGAGGTCATCCGCAACATCAACTCCTTCACCATGGGCGCCCAGAGCGTGAATCCCAAGATCAAGACCAAGGTGGTCTGGGTCAACGCCTGGTTCGATCCCCCGAAGGAGACCGAAGCCGCCCAGGCCCTGATCAACCAGGGTGTGGATGTGCTCATGCAGAACACCGACTCCAGCGCCGTGCTCCAGACCGCCGAGAAGGCTGGCAAGTACGGCATCGGCTGGGACTCCGACATGCACGCCTACGGCCCCAAGGCCTGCCTCGCCTCCTCCATCTGCAACTGGGCCCCCTACTACATCAAGGCCACCCAGGATGCCATGGACGGGAAGTGGACTACCGGTAAGGCCTGGTGGGGCGTGAAGGAGGGTGCCATCGACCTGGTGTCCATCGCCGATGTGGTCCCTGCTGAGCTCAAGGGCAAGGTGGCCAAGGTCAAGGGCGGCCTGAAGGACGGCTCCTTCGTGATCTGGAAGGGCCCCATCACCGACAACAGCGGCAAGGTGGTCCTGCCCGCCGGCAAGGTGGCGGATGACGAGTGGCTCGGCGGCATCAAGTTCTTCGTGAAGGGCGTCGAAGGCAAGGTCCCCGGCGTCTAG
- a CDS encoding adenosine deaminase: MHAPIAFDSIPKSALPGLLKAMPKAELHLHIEGSLEPELIFELAKRNRVSLPYPSVEALWAAYAFTDLQSFLDIYYAGASVLLQEQDFHDMAWAYLQRAADDGVVRCELFFDPQTHTARGVAMATVVHGLASALARARRELGLSADLILCFLRHLSEEEAFSTLEEALPHREHFIGVGLDSSELGHPPQKFQRVFARCRELGLHVVAHAGEEGPAAYIRDSLDLLGVERIDHGVRCLEDPALVERLVRERIPLTVCPFSNVKLRVFDRLEDHNLGSLLQAGLVATVNSDDPAYFGGYVLQNYLDTFAALPALGAQEAHLLARHSLEGSFAQAPEKARWVRQLDELFAQAARS; the protein is encoded by the coding sequence ATGCACGCACCCATCGCCTTTGACTCCATCCCCAAATCAGCCCTACCTGGCCTTCTGAAGGCCATGCCCAAGGCCGAGCTTCACCTTCACATCGAAGGCTCCCTTGAGCCTGAGCTGATCTTTGAATTGGCGAAGCGCAACCGCGTCTCCCTGCCCTACCCCAGTGTGGAGGCGCTATGGGCCGCCTACGCCTTCACGGACCTGCAGAGCTTCCTGGACATCTACTACGCCGGCGCCAGCGTCCTGCTCCAGGAGCAGGACTTCCACGACATGGCCTGGGCCTACCTGCAGCGTGCCGCCGACGACGGCGTGGTCCGCTGCGAGCTCTTCTTCGATCCCCAGACCCACACGGCACGTGGCGTGGCCATGGCCACGGTGGTCCACGGCCTGGCTTCGGCCCTGGCGCGCGCCCGGCGCGAGCTCGGACTGAGCGCCGACCTGATCCTCTGCTTCCTACGCCACCTCAGCGAGGAGGAGGCCTTCAGCACCCTGGAGGAGGCCCTGCCCCACCGGGAGCACTTCATCGGGGTGGGCCTGGACAGCAGCGAGCTGGGGCACCCTCCCCAGAAGTTCCAGCGGGTCTTCGCCCGCTGCCGGGAGCTGGGGCTCCATGTGGTGGCCCATGCCGGCGAGGAGGGTCCAGCAGCTTACATCCGCGACAGCCTGGACCTCCTCGGGGTGGAGCGCATCGATCACGGCGTGCGCTGCCTGGAGGACCCGGCCCTGGTGGAGCGCCTGGTCCGGGAGCGCATCCCCCTCACCGTCTGCCCCTTCTCCAACGTGAAGCTGCGGGTCTTCGACCGCCTGGAAGACCACAACCTGGGCTCGCTTCTGCAGGCGGGCCTGGTGGCCACCGTCAACTCCGATGACCCGGCCTACTTCGGCGGCTACGTGCTCCAGAACTACCTGGACACCTTCGCCGCCCTGCCCGCCCTGGGCGCCCAGGAAGCCCACCTCCTGGCCCGCCACAGCCTGGAGGGCAGTTTCGCCCAGGCCCCGGAGAAAGCCCGTTGGGTCAGGCAGCTTGATGAGCTCTTCGCCCAGGCAGCCCGATCCTAG
- a CDS encoding ABC transporter permease → MESWALQLAATLNAGTILALAALGLLINERSGIVNLGAEGIMLVSALAGFAAGVHTHSDLLGFVAGALAGAVLSCILGYLVIWLNANQYATGLALSLFGAGFSAFAGIPYTQAQLPARVSYAIPGLSKIPFLGPALFCQHPMVYITIALAALCSWFLYRSRKGLVLRAIGENPESAHALGFPVRRIRLGAVAVGGALCGLAGAYLSLVYTPLWVEGMVSGKGWIALALTTFATWRPWRILLGAYIFGGVTMLQFYLQGQGVQIASQLLTMLPYLATIAVLVLISRNPAWIRANMPGSLGKPFYPEG, encoded by the coding sequence ATGGAATCCTGGGCCCTGCAGCTGGCCGCCACCCTCAATGCCGGCACCATCCTCGCTCTGGCGGCCCTGGGGCTGCTCATCAACGAACGTTCAGGCATCGTCAATCTCGGGGCGGAAGGCATCATGCTGGTCTCCGCCCTCGCGGGCTTCGCTGCCGGGGTCCACACCCACAGCGACCTGCTCGGTTTCGTCGCCGGGGCCCTGGCGGGTGCCGTCCTCTCCTGCATCCTGGGCTACCTGGTGATCTGGCTCAACGCCAACCAGTACGCCACCGGGCTGGCCCTGTCCCTCTTCGGAGCAGGCTTCTCGGCCTTCGCCGGCATCCCCTACACCCAGGCCCAGCTGCCCGCCAGGGTGAGCTACGCCATCCCGGGACTCTCCAAGATCCCCTTTCTGGGCCCCGCCCTCTTCTGCCAGCACCCCATGGTCTACATCACCATCGCCCTGGCCGCCCTTTGTTCCTGGTTCCTCTACCGAAGCAGAAAGGGCCTGGTGCTCAGGGCCATCGGCGAGAACCCCGAGTCCGCCCACGCCCTGGGCTTCCCCGTGCGGCGGATCCGCCTGGGGGCCGTGGCCGTGGGTGGCGCCCTCTGCGGCCTGGCGGGTGCCTACCTCTCCCTGGTCTACACCCCCCTCTGGGTGGAGGGCATGGTCTCCGGCAAGGGCTGGATCGCCTTGGCCCTCACCACCTTCGCCACCTGGCGCCCCTGGCGCATCCTGCTGGGGGCTTACATCTTCGGTGGCGTGACCATGCTCCAGTTCTATCTCCAGGGACAGGGCGTGCAGATCGCCAGCCAGCTGCTGACCATGCTGCCCTACCTGGCCACCATCGCTGTCCTGGTGCTGATCTCCCGCAACCCCGCCTGGATCCGGGCCAACATGCCCGGCTCCCTGGGCAAGCCCTTCTACCCAGAGGGCTGA
- a CDS encoding nuclear transport factor 2 family protein: MSEAIQAQVQWLVDRAQISDLLYSFASCLDAKDYKGYADNFVEGGYVELPEPTSKTGETFRMVRERMVELMPHGLGQYSGTHHLSTNHQIVVEGDEARSRSYLQAVHIGETPFEHWDGGGWYDCTYRRTSHGWRFVTVKLSVLWLTGSPSQMKAE; encoded by the coding sequence ATGAGTGAGGCCATCCAGGCTCAGGTGCAGTGGCTCGTGGATCGGGCGCAGATCAGTGATCTTCTCTACAGCTTCGCCTCCTGTCTGGATGCCAAGGATTACAAGGGTTATGCAGACAACTTCGTGGAGGGGGGCTATGTGGAGCTCCCGGAGCCCACTTCCAAGACGGGAGAGACCTTCCGGATGGTTCGGGAGCGCATGGTTGAGCTCATGCCCCACGGGCTCGGGCAATACAGCGGCACTCATCACCTCAGCACCAACCACCAGATCGTGGTCGAGGGGGATGAGGCTCGCTCCCGGTCCTACCTTCAGGCGGTCCATATCGGAGAAACGCCGTTTGAACATTGGGATGGAGGTGGATGGTATGATTGCACCTACCGTCGTACGTCTCATGGCTGGAGGTTCGTCACCGTCAAGCTGAGCGTGCTCTGGCTGACGGGCTCACCCTCGCAGATGAAGGCGGAGTAG